In Herpetosiphon gulosus, one genomic interval encodes:
- the mqnE gene encoding aminofutalosine synthase MqnE, translated as MAILLAKSPLSDIAEKVEAGERLSFDDGMRLYQTNDILALGKLADTVNRRKNGDVVYFVQNHRITPTNVCAFHCNFCSFRRNGNEPDAFVRTPEQIIDHVGRLFSERTREFHIVGGLVPDLDVEYYADIIRELKDHYPNVHVKAFTAVEIDYMAQISHLDWRTTLEILRKAGLDALPGGGAEIFHPAVRRKICPEKVDGDGWLEIHGIAHELGIKTNATMLYGHIETLEQRVDHLLRLREQQDKTGGFVTYIPLAFHPENNNLGRVKKLDWTTGFEDLKNLAIGRLLLDNFAHVKAYWISLTPRLAQVALSFGVSDVDGTVIEEEIYHAAGAKTEQGISRAELVHLVTTAGKTAVERDALYNHIAVN; from the coding sequence ATGGCTATTCTGTTGGCGAAGTCGCCACTCTCCGATATTGCTGAAAAAGTTGAAGCAGGCGAACGCCTTTCGTTTGACGATGGAATGCGTTTGTATCAAACTAACGATATTTTAGCCTTGGGTAAGTTGGCCGATACGGTGAATCGGCGCAAAAATGGCGATGTGGTGTATTTTGTGCAAAATCACCGCATTACGCCAACCAATGTCTGCGCGTTTCACTGTAATTTTTGTTCATTTCGGCGTAATGGCAACGAACCCGATGCCTTTGTGCGTACTCCTGAACAAATTATCGATCACGTCGGGCGTTTGTTTAGCGAACGCACCCGCGAATTTCATATTGTCGGCGGTTTAGTGCCCGATCTCGATGTTGAATATTATGCCGATATCATTCGTGAATTGAAGGATCATTATCCCAATGTTCACGTCAAAGCCTTTACGGCAGTTGAAATTGATTATATGGCTCAAATTTCGCATCTCGATTGGCGCACGACCCTTGAGATTTTGCGCAAGGCTGGGCTGGATGCCTTGCCTGGTGGCGGGGCTGAAATTTTCCATCCAGCAGTACGCCGTAAAATCTGCCCCGAAAAGGTTGATGGCGATGGTTGGTTGGAAATTCATGGCATCGCTCACGAACTAGGCATTAAAACCAACGCGACCATGCTGTATGGCCATATCGAAACCCTCGAGCAACGGGTTGATCACTTGTTGCGCTTGCGCGAACAGCAAGATAAAACTGGCGGTTTTGTGACCTACATTCCGCTGGCCTTCCACCCTGAAAACAACAATTTGGGGCGGGTCAAAAAGCTTGATTGGACGACAGGCTTCGAGGATTTGAAGAATTTGGCGATTGGCCGTTTGTTGCTCGACAACTTTGCCCATGTCAAAGCCTACTGGATTTCGCTCACGCCACGTTTGGCCCAAGTTGCATTATCGTTTGGGGTTTCCGACGTTGACGGCACGGTGATCGAAGAAGAAATCTATCACGCTGCTGGGGCTAAAACCGAACAAGGTATCTCACGGGCAGAATTAGTGCATCTGGTGACGACTGCAGGCAAAACCGCAGTTGAACGGGATGCCCTTTATAATCACATTGCTGTGAACTAA
- a CDS encoding glycosyltransferase family 4 protein, with protein sequence MQSSQPPRLRIAWLLSAPIVGSGGYANIFRIINLLAMFGHENVIFMNPDLYPTDSVDRPERYIQRFFGVVHAKIYFWPERISGYDVVLATQWGTTRGFERCDPAIRRAYFVQDFEPFFYAMGDDWLRAEATYKQGWPCITLGHWLAKHLHEQYQATTYPFDFAVEHERYYPRPQLASKKPRVIFYARPSTPRRCFDLGIKALALVKEQRPDVEIVLFGDKGLKHYWTPFEFTDKGILTPDELAELYASATAGLVISSTNPSLMPPEMMATGCPVIDLDLAPNHFLVDHGKTGLLAQAEPAAVAKALLQVLNDQALRQRLINAALAHAKTLSWERSARDVEQALGKIVGSAVQSLDTPQTMPDSEHPFGDGVTPALSASFQVGQRFVAQNDGLCRWEIPLAQAPQHPMRLQLYDALVNPDQSMVDTKQAQYADGWLSFEFAPLPASRNQALHAVVSCDQAPGLRFDFQTTPGGSLSYNGMPQVGRLCYRSAYAVAYEDQRDPEPQPEAAYLAAQQALMQAEYLQLSAFAERLHAAYVPKKSFPERATKAVKLLRSGNVLGLARESTRYLHWLYDRAKARWHNRD encoded by the coding sequence ATGCAATCTTCCCAACCGCCACGTCTGCGGATTGCTTGGCTGTTATCGGCCCCCATTGTTGGCTCTGGTGGCTATGCCAATATTTTTCGCATTATTAATTTATTAGCCATGTTTGGCCATGAAAATGTTATTTTCATGAATCCTGATCTCTATCCAACCGACTCGGTTGATCGGCCCGAGCGCTATATTCAGCGCTTTTTTGGGGTTGTGCATGCCAAAATCTATTTCTGGCCTGAGCGAATTAGCGGCTATGATGTGGTGTTGGCAACTCAATGGGGCACAACTCGTGGCTTTGAGCGCTGTGATCCCGCTATTCGCCGCGCTTATTTTGTGCAAGATTTCGAGCCATTTTTCTATGCAATGGGTGACGATTGGCTGCGAGCCGAGGCGACCTACAAACAGGGTTGGCCGTGTATTACCTTGGGCCATTGGCTGGCAAAACATCTTCACGAGCAATATCAAGCCACAACCTATCCCTTTGATTTTGCGGTTGAGCACGAGCGCTACTATCCTCGACCTCAACTAGCCAGCAAAAAACCGCGGGTGATTTTCTATGCTCGGCCATCAACGCCGCGCCGCTGTTTTGACCTAGGGATCAAAGCGCTGGCTTTGGTGAAAGAGCAACGACCTGATGTCGAAATTGTGCTCTTTGGCGATAAAGGCCTGAAACATTATTGGACACCGTTTGAGTTTACCGACAAAGGGATTCTAACGCCCGATGAGCTAGCCGAGTTGTATGCTTCGGCGACCGCTGGTTTGGTTATTTCTTCGACCAATCCTTCGTTGATGCCACCGGAGATGATGGCAACTGGCTGCCCTGTGATCGACTTGGATTTAGCACCCAATCACTTTTTGGTTGATCATGGTAAAACTGGATTATTAGCCCAAGCTGAGCCGGCAGCTGTGGCTAAGGCCTTGCTGCAAGTGTTGAATGATCAAGCCTTACGCCAACGCCTGATCAATGCGGCCTTAGCGCATGCCAAAACCTTGAGTTGGGAACGCTCGGCTCGTGATGTTGAGCAAGCACTAGGTAAAATTGTTGGCAGTGCTGTGCAATCGTTGGATACGCCACAAACCATGCCCGACAGTGAACATCCCTTTGGCGATGGGGTTACTCCAGCGTTAAGTGCCAGCTTCCAGGTTGGACAACGGTTTGTCGCTCAGAACGATGGCTTATGTCGCTGGGAAATTCCCTTGGCCCAAGCGCCGCAACATCCAATGCGCTTGCAACTTTATGATGCCTTGGTGAACCCTGACCAATCCATGGTTGATACCAAACAGGCGCAGTATGCTGATGGTTGGCTGAGTTTTGAGTTTGCCCCCTTGCCAGCAAGCCGCAATCAGGCGCTGCATGCTGTTGTGAGTTGCGATCAAGCACCTGGCTTACGCTTCGATTTTCAAACTACACCTGGCGGATCATTGAGCTATAACGGTATGCCGCAAGTCGGGCGGCTTTGTTATCGTAGCGCCTATGCTGTCGCCTACGAAGACCAGCGCGATCCTGAGCCACAGCCTGAAGCGGCCTATCTGGCAGCGCAACAAGCCTTAATGCAGGCTGAGTATTTGCAATTAAGTGCGTTTGCCGAACGCTTGCACGCTGCATATGTTCCCAAGAAAAGCTTTCCAGAGCGAGCAACCAAAGCTGTCAAGCTATTGCGCTCAGGCAATGTGTTGGGCTTGGCTCGCGAAAGTACGCGCTACCTGCACTGGCTCTATGATCGCGCCAAAGCCCGTTGGCATAATCGTGATTAA
- a CDS encoding glycosyltransferase family 4 protein — protein sequence MTQLNVVFWSGCGGETQRYRCDHAIALLQQRGHTASLFWQTDPAVIAAIAEADLVIIHRPQQSHFWQLVRQAAAGRPLVYETDDLLFDPSLVDAMPIVAQNQGFERQRWRAYALGNAPVFEQCVAATVSTSALAEAATALHKSVWVQRNVIGDDWLAWCEQAYRARTTHDQLTIGYFSGTFSHNADLALIAPALVTVLQQYPQVRLLLGGHIDLPDLLKLVADQVEYAPFVPLAELPNIMAQADIVIAPLDHENQFTRCRSELKYLEAAALRLPMVATPIPAFAEAIEHGQNGFLAQTVEQWQTNLIQLIQDPALREQIGQAAYAHVCAKYTIAAAAAGYETSLREILSQFQEPIGQPDYAQLTTQFEAELELIDQQVHMLTGCDVGNAGNYRCRHRQEQLHWYTIQSEVTSLYVDPMEIAKALRYDLLILHRVAHDPMIEELIYSHQALQHPVIFDTDDLVFRPDLLSYVDAIKDWPAEDVALYRDGVERYRRTMLMCDAVIVSTEPLAEQVRIFGLPAYVVRNALSQQQIDHAQPFATHRRAQPLPAATDPVIIGYFSGTATHNSDFLQAEAAILHILQQYSHVRLRIVGPLELSSAFDSVLDRIERRGLVPLPELAGEIAAVDFALAPLELDNPFCQSKSEVKYMEAGLVGVPLVASPIEAFQVAITHGVNGMLATSQQEWVTALTALVTSPELRRQLGEAALADVHARYTPQARSRELFHVLQTIRAQYQPRPTRGSANNVIIDQLNAANSDIQRLKDEIQALTTLYNQTKDYAQGLEQHIQRVANGRVMRLSNRLNQLFQRVLARKG from the coding sequence ATGACTCAACTAAATGTGGTTTTTTGGAGTGGCTGTGGCGGCGAGACCCAACGCTACCGTTGTGATCATGCGATTGCGCTGTTGCAGCAGCGTGGGCATACGGCCAGCTTATTTTGGCAAACCGACCCTGCGGTTATCGCCGCAATTGCCGAAGCTGATCTAGTAATTATTCATCGTCCTCAGCAAAGCCATTTTTGGCAATTGGTGCGCCAAGCCGCCGCCGGGCGACCATTGGTGTATGAAACCGATGATCTGCTTTTTGACCCAAGTTTGGTTGATGCAATGCCGATTGTGGCCCAAAATCAAGGCTTTGAACGCCAACGTTGGCGAGCCTATGCGCTTGGTAATGCGCCAGTCTTTGAGCAATGTGTGGCGGCAACCGTCAGCACTAGCGCTCTAGCCGAGGCTGCCACAGCCTTGCACAAGTCGGTTTGGGTTCAGCGCAATGTCATCGGCGATGATTGGTTAGCCTGGTGTGAGCAGGCCTATCGTGCTCGCACCACCCATGATCAGCTCACGATTGGCTATTTCAGCGGCACGTTTTCGCATAATGCCGATTTGGCCTTGATTGCGCCAGCGCTGGTAACTGTGCTGCAGCAATATCCCCAAGTTCGTTTATTGTTAGGTGGGCACATTGACCTGCCTGATCTGCTCAAGCTAGTTGCTGATCAAGTGGAATATGCGCCATTTGTACCTTTGGCCGAGTTGCCAAACATTATGGCCCAAGCGGATATTGTGATTGCACCGCTCGATCATGAAAATCAATTTACGCGCTGCCGCAGTGAACTTAAATATCTTGAAGCAGCAGCCTTGCGTTTGCCGATGGTGGCTACGCCAATTCCGGCCTTTGCTGAGGCGATTGAGCATGGCCAGAATGGCTTTTTGGCTCAGACGGTTGAGCAATGGCAAACCAATTTAATCCAATTAATCCAAGATCCAGCTTTACGTGAGCAGATTGGCCAAGCGGCCTATGCCCATGTTTGTGCTAAATACACGATTGCTGCCGCTGCCGCTGGCTATGAAACCAGCCTACGAGAGATTCTTAGCCAATTCCAAGAGCCAATTGGGCAGCCTGATTATGCCCAATTGACCACGCAATTTGAGGCCGAACTTGAACTGATTGATCAGCAAGTGCATATGCTTACTGGCTGCGATGTTGGCAACGCAGGCAATTATCGTTGTCGCCATCGCCAAGAACAACTGCATTGGTATACGATCCAGAGTGAGGTCACCAGCCTGTATGTTGACCCAATGGAGATTGCCAAGGCGCTACGCTATGATTTGCTGATTTTGCATCGGGTAGCTCATGATCCGATGATCGAGGAATTAATTTACTCACATCAAGCGTTGCAACACCCAGTGATCTTCGATACCGATGATTTGGTGTTTCGGCCAGATTTGCTGAGCTATGTTGATGCAATCAAGGATTGGCCGGCTGAAGATGTGGCGCTGTATCGCGATGGAGTCGAGCGCTATCGCCGCACAATGTTGATGTGTGATGCGGTGATTGTCTCAACTGAGCCATTAGCCGAGCAGGTGCGCATTTTTGGTTTGCCAGCCTATGTTGTGCGCAACGCCTTGAGCCAGCAACAGATCGATCATGCTCAACCTTTTGCCACCCATCGTCGTGCTCAACCTCTGCCAGCAGCAACAGATCCAGTGATTATTGGCTATTTTAGCGGCACTGCCACCCATAACAGTGATTTTCTTCAGGCTGAAGCGGCTATTTTACACATTTTGCAGCAATATTCCCATGTTCGTTTGCGAATTGTTGGTCCGCTTGAGTTATCGTCGGCCTTTGATTCTGTGCTTGATCGGATTGAGCGGCGTGGGCTTGTGCCATTGCCTGAGTTAGCTGGCGAAATTGCCGCAGTCGATTTTGCCTTGGCCCCGCTGGAGCTTGATAATCCCTTTTGTCAATCCAAAAGTGAAGTCAAATATATGGAAGCTGGCTTGGTAGGCGTTCCATTGGTGGCCTCGCCGATTGAAGCTTTTCAAGTAGCGATCACCCATGGCGTAAATGGCATGTTGGCTACGAGTCAACAAGAATGGGTTACGGCGTTGACTGCGTTGGTGACTAGCCCGGAACTACGCCGCCAGCTGGGCGAGGCAGCCCTAGCTGATGTGCATGCTCGCTACACGCCGCAAGCTCGTAGCCGTGAATTATTTCATGTGTTGCAAACGATTCGAGCGCAGTATCAACCGCGACCGACCCGTGGCAGCGCCAACAATGTGATCATCGATCAATTGAATGCGGCCAATAGCGACATTCAACGCCTGAAGGATGAAATTCAAGCCTTAACCACGCTCTATAATCAAACCAAAGACTATGCGCAAGGGTTGGAACAGCATATTCAACGAGTTGCCAATGGCCGTGTGATGCGCCTAAGCAATCGCCTCAATCAGCTATTTCAACGAGTGCTAGCACGCAAAGGATAA
- a CDS encoding class I SAM-dependent methyltransferase, which yields MTMIPVLEHWISDELLTMPFDQYQRYRVSAEAIFLLKQAAAASDQRWRILDVGGFFPPRNGVLPLQAFFPNDETLVVDTTDYEGVGYQQADGTQLPFDDQSFDIVLSCDTLEHIPLEGRNSFLAELRRVASRAVFLAAPHALANVATSEAMLRDYLGQLNMHNSMLNEHVQYGLPQSTLVEAWLQSEQLDYLAFESGYLPHWQLLMVLKHLLFRQHQRDAMHANFDALYNQRFYAYDQRGPGYRRIYLIATAGQLDVRLQTLVERSLRATPTDPASDLLSMVLPILTSTAYDTVLYQQTLDQKLLDLKAEHGLQIEKLDWLINVQRFDQDIADLQAEHRDLQRRLLDASVLAAQLEAEKRGVQAQLDQLNWQHTTLQQQFAASPIERLSRGLSRLLKGIRR from the coding sequence ATGACGATGATTCCTGTGCTTGAGCATTGGATTTCCGATGAGCTGCTCACGATGCCCTTTGATCAATATCAGCGTTATCGTGTCAGTGCTGAGGCAATTTTTTTGCTAAAACAGGCTGCTGCGGCCAGCGATCAGCGTTGGCGCATTCTTGATGTTGGCGGCTTTTTTCCGCCACGCAACGGCGTGCTGCCACTTCAAGCTTTTTTTCCTAATGATGAAACATTGGTGGTTGATACCACTGATTATGAGGGCGTGGGCTATCAGCAGGCTGATGGCACTCAATTACCCTTTGATGATCAGTCGTTTGATATTGTCTTGAGTTGCGACACGCTTGAGCATATTCCACTCGAGGGGCGCAACAGCTTTTTGGCTGAATTACGGCGGGTTGCTAGCCGAGCAGTTTTTTTAGCTGCACCCCACGCACTCGCCAATGTTGCGACATCTGAGGCGATGTTGCGCGATTATCTGGGCCAATTGAACATGCATAATTCAATGTTGAATGAGCATGTTCAATATGGTTTGCCCCAATCGACTTTGGTTGAGGCTTGGCTCCAATCCGAACAACTTGATTATCTTGCCTTTGAAAGTGGCTATTTGCCACATTGGCAGTTGTTGATGGTCTTGAAGCATTTACTGTTTCGCCAACACCAGCGTGATGCGATGCATGCCAATTTCGATGCGCTCTATAATCAACGCTTTTATGCCTACGACCAACGTGGGCCTGGCTATCGTCGCATCTATTTAATTGCTACCGCTGGTCAGCTTGACGTAAGGTTGCAAACCTTGGTTGAGCGCTCGCTACGGGCAACACCAACTGATCCTGCTAGCGATTTATTAAGCATGGTTTTACCAATCCTGACCAGCACGGCCTATGATACAGTGCTATATCAGCAGACGCTTGATCAGAAGTTGCTGGATTTAAAAGCTGAGCATGGCTTGCAAATCGAGAAATTAGATTGGCTGATCAATGTGCAACGCTTTGATCAAGATATTGCTGATTTACAAGCTGAGCATCGCGATCTTCAGCGGCGTTTGCTTGATGCCTCGGTGTTGGCGGCGCAGCTTGAGGCTGAAAAACGTGGCGTGCAAGCCCAACTTGATCAGCTGAATTGGCAACATACAACTTTGCAACAACAATTTGCGGCCTCGCCGATCGAGCGACTTTCGCGAGGTTTATCACGCTTGTTGAAGGGGATTCGCCGATGA